The sequence CACAGCTCTTAGTCCCTCCCTCTCCTAGAGTCCTGTCTAGGCCTCCCCCTAAACCAGAGTGGCATCCACTTTGCCTGTAGGTACAGCTTCAGTCTCATGAAAGAAATTCGCAGCCATGTTTATGAGGGACACTTTCCTCTGATCGGCTATGGGGAAATGGTGGCCAACCTGCTAGCTTCTGCCCCATCGTCCGTAAAGGGAGATGGTGACTTCAATAAAGGAAAAATTCATAGAGCAGGCGTCTGCTCACTATTTCATGAGATGGCTAGAGAAACCCACCTCAGAACTGCTAAGTGATAAATTACAGTTGACCACACTGCTGGCTGTGTTGAGGGGGCTGTAGGGTTTAGGTGGGGGCTCTCCTCTGACACAGCAGCAGATCAGGAGCCTGAATTTCCAAGTGACATGTTAAGCCTGCtatcagagaagggcaacatgCTACATCTGGAGGACAGGGGTGGGGATCTGAGCACAATGCTGTCTGAGGTGGTATGTGGTTTGGGGTTatggttgtggggggcagggtgagctGGGATGGAGGACCACTGTGGGAGCTCTTGCAGccctttggggaaggggaggagggttggACTGGTGTTGAGGTCAGCCACTTGTCCAGAGGTCACTACAGATCTTAAAAAGTCTCTGGGGAAGGGTCTCTCGTGATCTCTTTAGAGGCTCTCTAGCTCTCCTTAATCCACACCCTGCTGTTCTAGGGGCGCATCTCACAGAGGAGCAGTGCCGTGTGGTGGCTGGGAAGATGCCCTGTGCGGATGCCCCAGGCCAAGCTGCTTGCTTCCAGGCTGGCTGTTGTTATGATGAGACTGACCTCACCACTCCCTGCTACTTTGGCAACACAGGTGGGAGACCTGCCCTCATGTCAGGTTATGGAGCCTTTTGTCatctctgtcctgggaagctTGGTGACACACCGTACGTCTCAGATGAGTTTGGTCACCACCTACTAGCATGGTGAACTAGACTTGGATGCAATGTCTTTAACTCTCACCCTAGGCTGCAGCTGGCATCAGTTGTGTGCAAAGGGATTCTTCCTACATCACGGTCTCTCCTCAGTTGCCCAATGCCTGGCAGATCTTGAGAGCCAACACCAAATGTGTGGTGGCAGAGGAAGACCCATCAGACGGTACAGGCTGGTGCTCCATCATCAGATCGATGGATAACTTTGCCGGCTTGTGTCTCGTTCCTGCACAACATGAGCTGCAATCATGCTGTCTCAGACAAACCCACTTACCCCCATGGGGCTTCATTtgatagattccaaagccagaagggaccattgtgatcattagtctgtctgatttcctgtataacacaagctataggatttccctgaaataattcctccagcagatcTCTTGGCAGACATCCAGTCTTgccttgtcagtgatggagaatccaccatgaccctggacAAACCATTCCAAGAGTTAACTACCCTCGCTCTCAGATCTACACCTTATTTAaatacttagactgtaatcaagtcaccccttaaccttctctctgtCTAAAGAGACAGAATTTGGTCACTACAAGGCCTGTTTTCTAAtatttctcatggctcttctccaaTCTATCATCCTGAGTGTGGCATGGAACTCTTGCCCAATTCCTCTACCAGGAACATCTATACTTAATCCTGCTCCTTTGTGTTGCAGTCACTGTTCAGTGCCTCCTGGATGGTCACTTTGTTCTGGTGGTCTCCAGGGACATGTCTGATCACCCCATCATCCTGGAGAGTGTCCGGCTAGCCTATGCCCAGGCAGGGTGTGACCCCATCAGGATGACTGAGGCTTTTGTGATCTTCCGCTTCCCCCTCATGCAGTGCGGCACCACAGTCCAGGTGAGGGGACACCCACGGGAAGCCAGGGTGAGTGCTCTGCTCAGGGGTTTGGGGGACTAACCTGCCCCATGTCTCCACTCTTCCAGGTGATCCATGACAAACTGATCTATGAGAACCAGCTGATCTCTGGCATCGACATCCGGACTGGGCCGGACGGCTCCATCACCCGGGACAGCACCTTCATGTAAGTTGGCCTGCTCTGTTGACTAGCAAGGAAGTGATGGTGAGCAGTCTTCAGCCCTTCCACAGTGGAAGCGTGAGGCCAGATCCTTTCCCCTGGCAAAGATCTGATCTATCAATTTTCCAGCAGCCTCTCCTGACCACCAAAGGACTTAGGGGATGTTCTACAGGTATGGATTCCCTGCAGTCACAGACATCCCCTTTTCTGAGTGGGGCGATGCACCTGATCCCTAATGGGGCATGGGGCAAAATCTTGCTTTGTGAAGGGAAGGACACTCTCTGTGCAGCTGACTGTCCAAGAGTCAGGGTTTTACGTTGTCTGATCAAATGCCAAcattggtcagcctcacctcagtccctggaaaaatcctgcagcaggttgtcaaggaatccattctgaagcactcggaggagaggaaggtgatcaggaccAGCCaaaatggattcaccaagggcaagtcgtgcctgaccaacctgattgctttttatgATGAGAACTGGCTCTGCGCAtgtggggaaagcggtggacatgatataccttgactctAACAAAGTTtgttacagtctcccacagtgttcttgacagcaagttaaagaagtaggggctggatgaatgaattAAAGGTGGCtcgaaagctggctagatcatcaagGTCAACGGGTAGCAATCAACAGctctgtctagttggcagctggtatcaagcggcaTGCCCCAGGCGTCTgtcctggggttggttttgttcattatcattaatgatctggatgatgggatggcttGCTGAGGGTGTAAGTTAATGGATAACACTAAGTTGGGGGGAGAGATCTAGAAAAATTGAaaattgggctaaaagaaatctgagctTCAATAAGgacgagtgcagagtcctgcacttaggagggaagaatcccattcactggtacaggctggggaccgactggctaagcagcagttctacagacaaggacctggggattacagtgtacGAGCAGCTGGCTACGAATGAATAGTgggcccttcttgccaagaaagcTACTGGTATATTGGggtgcattagtaggagcattgccagcagatggagggaagtgacgATTCCCCTCTCACCAGCAGTGGTGAAgcccatctggagtactgtgtccagttttgggccctcaccaacagaaaggatgtggaaaaattgggagattgcccagcagagggcaacaaaaatgattagggggttggggcacataatttatgaggagaggctgagggacctgggcttatttagtctgcagaagagacaagtgaggggggatttgatagcagccttcccCTACCTGaaggggttccaaggaggatggagcttggctgttctcagtgatggcagatgaccgaacaaagagcaatggtctcaagctgcagtgggggaggtctaggatgGCTATTGAGGACGGGACTATCCctctaggaggatggtgaagcactggaatgggttacctagggaagtggcagaatttccatccttagaggttctgAATACctggcttgaccaagccctggctgggatgatttagttggggttggtcccgctttgagcagcaggttggactagctgaccacctgagggctcttccaatcctaatcttatGATTGTAAATGCCACTTGCTGTGCGATCTCCAATGACAAGTAGGCACAGCCAGCCTGACCCGAGAAGGGCTCCATGGGGCCACCCTGAGGGACTAATAACTCCCTACAGGGTTGGTAGAAAGAAAGCTTGATGtagggactgttgcccccttactaacattcagtgaggTGTactggttggctagctcccagtactaaaaggggaaggatctatgggaaatcaggaccctgagagtgacagtccccaggaacaatggggagaggccagtgctccaggtcagcctgacagggtgggcaggctaatcagagtcaggaggccagggaggtcctgtcctccgtgtgagctggatttgcctgggtcacaGAGTCAGGtcatgtgtttcctttaacctttcccatgttTCCTTCTTTCTAAAATAGTTGATTagataacttgcatttgctttaccttgtatgtaatggtcatgggtcagaagtgcccagtgcagagagagtaccccggagtggggacaccctagccccagtcctaggtgaccacagcagggttgggggtcgagccccctctcccccccctccccccaagaatcCTGGGCctagccttgttggggttacgaggactctgccagacaggagagtggaggggagccctgaagggcagggaggccactggataaaggaagtgggagcgaggactcggatcctttcgctagcccacttcaccggggtagtgcagaagccaggaaagttccccacaagagcaggactattcccctgcttacattgagaatgctgccaaaagagatgtgAGGACAAGTAAGCAGGTGCTTCTAGCCTGTCTGAGAAGGCCCCCATGTGGCCGTGCTCAGACACTCCTGCTGAGTCCCTGAGTTGGAGGGAAGAACATCTGAGTTGCTAAAAGGGTTGATCCACTAGCATCCTTGgatgtctcccatccaagtactgatagggcctgatcctgcttgtcTCGAGCACTAATAAGGTCACTGCCAGACACCACGTGGCCTCAAGCTGAAGTCACAGAGCATCAGCCCCTGTCTCCTCCCTCTGCTCTCTCCTGTGCAGCCTCCATGCTCGCTGCATCTACAATGCCAGTGACTTTCTGCCAGTCCAGGTCGAGGTCTTCttgccccccacacctgctccagtCACCCAGGCAGGACCCCTCCGGCTTGAGCTGCGCATCGCCACAGGTAGGTGACCCCTCACTCCAGCACGGAGATCCCATCCCCCTGAAGGACCACAGGTGTCTCAGCTCTGCTCTCCTcctaccctctcccccacagaccCGAGCTACAGATCCTATCTCTCAGAGAGAGACTACCCTGTGGTGAAGGTGCTCAGGGACCCTGTCTACATGGAGGTTCGCATCCTGCACAGAACAGACCCGTccctggttctggttctgcaccagTGCTGGGCCACCCCAAGCGCTAACCCCCTGCAGCAGCCGCAGTGGCCCATCCTGGTGGACGGGTGAgtggctgggatggagggggagcatggcttggggaggaggaaggcggtTTCCTTGGTCCACCCTTCTCTCATGTCTTGCTCCCAGGTGCCCGTTCCTGGGAGACAACTACAGAACCCAGCTTGTGCCCGTGGGCCCTGCCTCATCTGAGCTGCCCTTCCCGACTCACCACCAGCGCTTCGTCCTCTCCACTTTTGCCTTTGTGGACTCCGCCTCCCAGGTGGCACTTGAGGGAGAGGTGAGAAGGGGCCCACATATAAAGcgggtgaggagggggaagtcGGAGTGCAGGGGCAGGAGCTCCTATTTTAGTCAGGTCCTGACCTCCTCAGTCTCTGCTGAGGCGCTGCACATGCAGAACCAAACCGATAGCTGTGGATCTACTTCCTGCCTCCTACCAGCACTGGCCAGTCACTCACTAACTCCATTCTCACTTGTGTGGATTTTAGGTGTACATTTACTGTAGCGCCTCAGCTTGCTACCCCTCCCGGCTGGAGCCCTGCAGGACCCTGTGCCCATCAGGAGCTGCTACAAGTAAGTCGGAGTGGTCTGAAATCCATGTGGGTTTCTACAAGCTCCCATCCCAAATACCAGAGGACTCATAGTGAACAGAGATCTGCCTGTCCTGctatatcagaggtgggcaaactaccacccacaggaccatcctgcccagcccctgagttcccggccggggaggcaagcccccagcccctcctgtgctgtccctctccctcgcAGCCTCAGCACGCCTCCAGCACTCTGCTCCGGTAGGAGCTGTGAGCtcccactgctctgagcagcatcaTAAGGGGGTTGGgattggagaaggggcagagggtgtcagggggcagtcgggacaggggctggttggattgggcagaggttcgggggggcagtcagggggcattGGATAGTCATTGGAGTCCAGCAGGGGctgtcagggagcggggggttggataggggtgtgGTCCCAttgggcagttaggggcaggggtcctgggagggggcagtcaggagacaaggagttggggggcagagggggtttcTGAGGTGGGCAGTCGGGGGGCAGGAATTGGGAGGGagccaggctctttggggaggcacagccttccctacctggccctccatatagttttacAGTgctaatgtggccctcaggccaaaaagtttgcccagccctgtgctatACACTGACTGCAAGGCGTTCAGCCCAGCTCGTTATGTACCTCTACCATGTCCTGTAGCGCTAGCTAGGGTATGATGGGCTAAGACGAAGAGGTAAATGGCCTAATCTCCTACAACTGCCCTATGTAGGAGACAATACTAGAAATTGCCTCTGGAGAGTGGAGTGTCTGCTGCTCCTGATGAAATGGCCTTTCTTCCCAACTTCTCCCACACTTCAAATAAGCAATTCAGGAAGATCTAATACCTGGTACCACAACCTGTCAGGAGGCCTGTAAGGACTCATGGTTGAGTCCATGGTGACGCTGCATTTCATCACGATGGGCCCTCTGGTTGTGAGTGCGCTGGACAGACAGCTCCCTAACTCTCCATTCCATCTGCCAGGAGGCCGCCGGTTCCTGGATATCGACAATGGGACAGGAGAGCCCCAGGACCTGGTGAGTTCTCCTGGCCCTGTGATCTTCCAGGAGAGCCCTGAGCCGTGGAGAGAGCACGTCTATGAGAACAAGGGTGAGGTTTCTGTTAAACCCTAGTAGGACAACTGGCATCTTGCACAGTAACCTGGAATACAGCAAGTCAATGCTGTCTAGGGGGTTCAAATATAAAtgttcatggggggaggggggctacaTGCAGAAGTCACTCCTTGATGATCCATATGTAAGCTAATGCTGGCTGACACCATACCTGTGAGTGCTTCCTATGAGTGGGCCAATGTTGGGTTATATCCTTATCCTATGGACATTCATAGGATGTCTCAAAAACCAGCAAActtgggggaagcgggggggacACTATGGCACCTCAGTGGTGACTTGTATGCCCTGAGCCTCTGTGGCACTCAATGCACTGGGGCTAGCATTGCCTCTGCCCTCTATTGGATGGCTATCAATGGGATGGTGGTGCTGGCTCACAGTCTAAAAAGTGAGTTGACAATTCAAGTATCTTTCTGATGAAGGCTGGCCTAAGCGGTAGGGGGAGCACCACTGGGGCAGGGAAGTCTAGGTGTCATCTCCACACTTTAGACCCTACAGAAATCTGGATTGTCTtaacctctcctcctcctcctccttcagaccCTGTCTCCAGACTAGACCTGACCCTGGTGCTTCTGGCCATGCTTTCATTGGTGGCTGTGGCTTCTCTCGTTACTGTGACACTACTCCATAGGAGAAGCAGCTGGATGACAAGGTCCCAAATCTTCCATGGCAGATGACTGTAAAATAAGGGAGAGGAGCAGAAATAAAATCTCTGGAGTGCACTAATGTCTTGTGGTAGCGTGTGTccctctgggggagggaacagcagTTGTTGAGGCCAGGGGTCTGCTACTAGCCTTGTAGCTCTTCCCCATTCAGCAGCAGAACAGACCTCTCTGCAGGGATAGACACCAGAATAGGATGTGGCATAGAGGACAGGAAGAAGACTGCAAGCTAGCACTAGACAAGGTAAATCAAATGGCTTTCTCTCACTCCTGGGGTCCTATCTAGGGGGAGGGGAAGCCACTCAGCCGAACTAGAGACATTTTGATTAACTTTACTGTGAATAGCTGGATTCTAACTCCCCTGGGCACGCAATAAGAACTACTGGCGCTTGCCAGTCTCACATGAAGTCCATGTGAGCCAGCTGGGGGACACGCCTAAGTCTGGTAACTAGAAACCCTTGTGTCTTCTGTGGGGGCTGTggcaggaggtggagaagatTTCCCCATTGTGTTAGTGACTGGGAAACCTGATGCTTCAAGACCTTAAGCATCCTCCCTGACAGCTGGGATCTGCCCCATAACTGGTATCTCCTGCTTCTTGACCCTTAAGCTATATCTCTGGGGCACTCCAAAGCATGGCTGTAGTGCGCACACACAGACCCAAGTGAGCTAGCTTTCATCAAGCTAGTTGAAATAACGGTAGTGGAAGCATGGCCTATACAAGACTAGCTGGGACTCTGAGTCGTACTCCAGTGGGTAGCCTGTGCTGCTGTTGCTCTACTGCTTGATCTGGCTAGGCCAAAGCTACCTCGGCTACATCTACGCACTCACCTCTGTCTACACGGCAATCTACCCTTCTCCATTTGCATTAGTTTCCTTCCATCTCACCTGGGGAAACTACAGCCCTCCAGCTCCTCTCCAAATCCCCTTCCAACAGCTAAAATCCTCTCCCACTGCTCCTACCACATCAACACCCTCCACCTACTGTAGAACCCACAGGGACTGTCACGCTAACGTGGTGTAACTGTTCTAACCCCTCTACTACCATCTTCTAGGGTAGCCTACTGTGGGAccggatcctgcaaacacttaatgtGCAGGTGGTAATGACTTCACGCATGCATGGAGTTAAGCACGTGCTGAGGGCTGGCCAAGCAACACAAACGGTTCATTAAATGTCAATGTTCATCCTGCAGTAGGCAAAACCAATGCCTCAAAACTCTTCATGGAAAAAGCAGAAAGGCATGTGTATCCAAGAAATGCATGGGCACTCGCCTGAGATCTAGGAGACATGGGtttgagtccctgctctgcctgactgGGTGCACGTGTGTACTCCTGCATCCCAAAATGGAGTGTTGCAAGGTCAGAGTCTTGGACTGTAAGAAGATGGCAGCAGGGATCATGCTTTTTGTTACTCTCCGCAAAAAGCATTGTGTGATGGCTTGGCACAATAATGAATGGAAGCCTGGTGGTTTATAGGCACAAGGCAATGAATTTGCCATTTGCTAAAATTTCAAAGTAGCATAAAGATCGTGCTGTAGTTGTAAAGGCCGTTGCTTCTGTGCTTAAATCATGTACTTGGAGACTAACCATGAGAATTATTGCTGAAAGCTGGGCACTTATCTCCTAGAAgcaacagagaaggagagagacttGGGTGTATTACTTGATCACAGGATCGCTCTGAGATTTCACTCTGATGCAGCTGGCAACAAGGCTAACCCAGTCATGGGATACTcgggtgaggtatttccagtagagagcgGGAAGtgctagtaccattatacaaggcactggtgagacctcatctggaatactgtgtgcaattctggtctcccatgtgtaagatgaattcaaactggaccAGATATGGAGAAGGGCTACTAGTATATCCAGAGAAATGGATAACCTCACTTAGGAGAGGAGACTGAAATACTTtcatttagcctaaccaaaagaaggctgaggagagatagATGACTGCTCTCTCTAAATGCATCAGAGGGATTACTATCAGAGAGGAATTAACATAAGCaccaacgtggacacaagaacaaatggatataaactggccataagCAAGTCTAGGCTTTAGATTAGACAAAAGTTTCTCTATCAGAGGAGTGAGATTCTGGAGCAACCTTtgaaagggagtgggggggcggTAAAAAGCGTAACTGGcgtcaagactgagcttgataagtttatggaggggagggtaggatgagactgcctacaatggcacaCGAGCGCTCTGTGACTGCGAGCTGCAAAGatctccaagggctggtttaaaggacaccagatggggagggctctgagttactataga comes from Lepidochelys kempii isolate rLepKem1 chromosome 6, rLepKem1.hap2, whole genome shotgun sequence and encodes:
- the LOC140913262 gene encoding zona pellucida sperm-binding protein 1-like, with protein sequence MGRATRGSLRSLSPYEKWLLDRASFLASSAMGLACRYFVGLVLLWSLRIALGQGDFHRISFSVLQHEYDCGDYGMQLLVFPSQGRTVRFKVVDEFGTPFEVTNCSICLHWVTSGEQGAMIFSAGYNGCHVQKKDGRNHLQVRVEEQLSARAVAATYDVNMTCPKPTERDLTPEETMRYPGLVRPVPQPQPGLVRPVPQPQPGLVRPVPQPQPGLVRPVPQPQPGLVRPVPQPQPGLVRPVPQPQPGLVRPVPQPQPGLVRPVPQPQPGLVRPVPQPQPGLVRPVPQPQPGLVRPVPQPQPGLVRPVPQPQPGLVRPVPQPQPGLVRPVPQIYPPPSNIGAHLTEEQCRVVAGKMPCADAPGQAACFQAGCCYDETDLTTPCYFGNTVTVQCLLDGHFVLVVSRDMSDHPIILESVRLAYAQAGCDPIRMTEAFVIFRFPLMQCGTTVQVIHDKLIYENQLISGIDIRTGPDGSITRDSTFILHARCIYNASDFLPVQVEVFLPPTPAPVTQAGPLRLELRIATDPSYRSYLSERDYPVVKVLRDPVYMEVRILHRTDPSLVLVLHQCWATPSANPLQQPQWPILVDGCPFLGDNYRTQLVPVGPASSELPFPTHHQRFVLSTFAFVDSASQVALEGEVYIYCSASACYPSRLEPCRTLCPSGAATRGRRFLDIDNGTGEPQDLVSSPGPVIFQESPEPWREHVYENKDPVSRLDLTLVLLAMLSLVAVASLVTVTLLHRRSSWMTRSQIFHGR